From Candidatus Desulfatibia profunda:
GGGACTTATGCACACAGCGCACGGTGTTGTCGAAACTCCGGTCTTCATGCCGGTGGGAACCCTTGGCACGGTGAAGTCTCTGTCGCCTGAGGAACTGTCGGATTGCGGGGTTCAAATCATTCTCGGCAATACCTATCATTTATACCTCAGGCCGGGGGAAGAGGTCATCGATCGATTCTCGGGGCTTCACAATTTTATGAACTGGAAACGAGCTATTTTAACCGACAGTGGCGGATTTCAGGTCTTTTCATTGGCAAAGCTTCGAAAAATCGCCGAAGAAGGAGTAACCTTTCAATCCCATATCGATGGTTCGCGACACGTGCTGACCCCCGAGAAAGCGGTTGAAATCCAGATCGGCCTCGGTGCGGACATCATGATGTGCCTGGATGAATGCATTCCATATCCTGCCGAAAGGGATAGGGCCAAAGATGCCCTTGAGCTCACCACCCGCTGGGCCCAAAGATGTAAAAAAACCTGGGGAACACATGCTCAAGATGCCGGCGCCCTGTTCGGCATTGTCCAGGGAGGTATGTTTAGGGATCTTCGCACCATGTCGGCGGACGCTCTGATGGAAACCGGTTTCAGCGGCTATGCGGTCGGTGGGCTCAGTGTTGGAGAGCCGAAGGATATCATGTTCGAAATGGCGGATATTACCTTGGCGAAACTTCCCGACACAAAACCAAAATACGTCATGGGTGCCGGAACGCCCGAAGATCTTATAGAGCTTGTATCCATCGGTGCGGACATGTTCGACTGTGTCCTTCCGACCAGAAATGCCAGAAACGGTCAGTT
This genomic window contains:
- the tgt gene encoding tRNA guanosine(34) transglycosylase Tgt yields the protein MFDFKVVAESETTRARAGLMHTAHGVVETPVFMPVGTLGTVKSLSPEELSDCGVQIILGNTYHLYLRPGEEVIDRFSGLHNFMNWKRAILTDSGGFQVFSLAKLRKIAEEGVTFQSHIDGSRHVLTPEKAVEIQIGLGADIMMCLDECIPYPAERDRAKDALELTTRWAQRCKKTWGTHAQDAGALFGIVQGGMFRDLRTMSADALMETGFSGYAVGGLSVGEPKDIMFEMADITLAKLPDTKPKYVMGAGTPEDLIELVSIGADMFDCVLPTRNARNGQLFTTFGTLNICNSRFKPDTGPPEPGCSCYTCTNYSRAYLRHLYMAKELLAYRLNTIHNIHYYITLMRRMRTAICAGRFDEFRKNFYSQREIE